From the Deinococcus sonorensis KR-87 genome, the window CTGCCGCTGCTGAAGGCCGTGCTGGCCGATCCCCAGCAGTACCGGGTGACGCCGGAGCAGGCCGAGGCGGCTCGGGCCCAGTTTCTGGAGCAGGCGGGTCAGGCGCTGGAGCAGCAGGGCGGTCAACGGGCCTGGCTGGAGCGCGAATTCTGAACATCAGGTGCGGGCTCAGCCCAGCACCCGTTTCAGCAGGCGCACGCCCTCGCGCAGCTGCTCCGGCGTCAGGTGCGCGAAGGCCAGCAGCAGGGCGGGCGGCTGAGCGTTCACGCTGTACTCCGCCACCCCGCTGACCCCCACGCCCATGGCGGCCGCCCGGTCCTGCACCTCCGTTTCCTGCTGCGTGGCGGGAAGCGGCAGATACAGGTGCAGCCCGGCGCGGACCGGGCGGGAGCTGAGCTGCGGGAGTTCGGCGTGCAGGGCGGCCTCCAGCACCTCGGCGCGGTGCGCCAGCTGGGTCCGGGCACGGCGCAGATGCCGGCCGTACCCCCCCGACGTCAGGAAGTCGGCCAGGGCCAGCGCGTCCAGGGTCGGCGGGTGCCGGTCAGTGAGCGGCCGGGTGCGGGCCAGCACGTCCAGCACCTCCGGCGGAGCCACCAGGTAGCCGCTTCTCAGCGCCGGCGCAAGGCTCTGGCTGAAGGTGCCGAGCAGGATCACCTGCTGCGGCGCCTGGGCCTGGAGCGGTGCCGGGGGGCGGGCCGTGTGGTGAAAGTCCGCGGCGTAGTCATCCTCAATGATGAAGGCGCCTGCCGCTTCGGCCCACTGCAGCAGCTGGGCCCGCCTGGACGCGCTGAGGGTGGCGGTGGTCGGAAACTGGCAGCCGGGCGTCAGGTACAGCAGCGACGCCGAGGCCGGCAGCCCGGCCGGGTCCAGGCCCTGGGCGTCCACGCCTGCCGGAACCAGCGCGGCGCCGGTCGCCGCGAAGGCCCGGCGGGCACCGGGGTAGCAGGGATCCTCCACCACCGCGGTGCGGCCCGGCTCCAGCCACGTGCGGCCCAGCAGGTCCAGCGCCGACTGGGTGCCGCCGGTCAGCATCACCATGTCGGGCGTGACCTGCGCGCCCCGCTCGCGGCTCAGCCAGCCGGCGATGGCCCGCCGGGTGTGCAGCGGCCCCAGCTCTCCTGCGTCGAGCGTCAGCTGGGCCAGTTGCTCGGCCTGCCGGGCCAGCGCCTCGGCCCACAGGCCAGACGGAAACAGGCCTGCCGG encodes:
- a CDS encoding PLP-dependent aminotransferase family protein: MAPRTPPLLPALPGEPQHTRAARTLRDAVQRGDLPPAERLGARSLARAWSMGRATVQDALDQLQAEGYLEVRPQSGTYVASGPFAAAASTPVRHPPAVPLSSWAVRALSGQRADAPAQYQVDFRIGQPAGLFPSGLWAEALARQAEQLAQLTLDAGELGPLHTRRAIAGWLSRERGAQVTPDMVMLTGGTQSALDLLGRTWLEPGRTAVVEDPCYPGARRAFAATGAALVPAGVDAQGLDPAGLPASASLLYLTPGCQFPTTATLSASRRAQLLQWAEAAGAFIIEDDYAADFHHTARPPAPLQAQAPQQVILLGTFSQSLAPALRSGYLVAPPEVLDVLARTRPLTDRHPPTLDALALADFLTSGGYGRHLRRARTQLAHRAEVLEAALHAELPQLSSRPVRAGLHLYLPLPATQQETEVQDRAAAMGVGVSGVAEYSVNAQPPALLLAFAHLTPEQLREGVRLLKRVLG